CCCACTCCGCGCCGCTTGCGCCCCAGCCGTGGACGAGGAGGAGCGGGAAGCCATCTCCCACTTCCCGAAAGTGAATCCGGACTTGCCCGCTGACGTAGCTGGCCACCTCAAAAGCTCAGCAATGCCTCAAAACGGGTGGCGCGCTCGTCGAACGACTCGGGCGACACCGCTCCGTCTAGAAGGGACGTGAGATCCGCGAGGCGGAGACCATCGGTTTCCATCGTTTGGGATGACGCCCAGAAGCGCACGTCGTCGCCGTGCTCCTTCGCATCCCGGAGGAACGACTCCATGCTCGTAAACTCGGCTGCCTTCAGCCGTTCTCGCAACTTTGGCTCGACTGCGGCGTAGGTGGCGGACCATTCGGGAACGTCGATCCGATCGTGCGAGAGCTTGGCGAGCGCCGAGTCGCGAAAGAGCACCTCCACGGATGCGCCGAGAGCGGTGGCTGCGCGCACCAGCGTCGCCACCTGAAAGAGGTTGTTTGAGGATCCGCGCGTTGCGATGATGCCCAGCGATCGCAGGGGCGGCGGGTCGACCGTCATGCGCGCCGTTCGTATGCGTCGATGCCGTTGCGTAGGGTCTCCCAGGCCATCATCGCGCACCGAATTCGCACCGGGAACTTCCGGACGCTGCGCAAAGCCTCGAGCTCGCCCAGATCGGCCACGTCATCGCTCCCGCCCACGAGCATCTCCTCGACGCGGGAGATCGCCTCTCTCGCTTCGACCAACGATCTTCCGCGAACGACGTCGGCCATCATGTCGGCCGAGGCCTGGGAGATGGAGCAGCCGCGCGCGTGGAACGAAGCGTCCGCGATCGATCCGTCTGCACCGATGACGGCGAGGATCGTGATCTCGTCGCCGCACAGCGGATTGCTCGCCGACGCGGTCACGTCCGGGCTCTCGATTTCTCGTCGGTTCGCCGGCGACTGGTAGTGCTTCAGGATGACCTCTCGGTAGAGATCCTCAAGCACGATTCGTCCCAAATACGTCGCGGACACGGTCGAGGCTACTCACCAAGCGGTCGACGTCATCGCGCGTGTTGTAGAGATAGAAGCTGGCGCGCGCGCTTCCGGCGATATCCAGCTTTCGCATGAGTGGCTGGCAGCAATGATGGCCGACGCGAATGCAGACACCCTCCGCGTCGAGGATCGCTGCGACGTCGTGCGCGTGGATGTCGCCCAAATTGAAGGCGACGACGCCGCCCTTCTTGCGCACGTCGCGCGGTCCGTACAGATCCACGTCGGGCTCTTCCCCGAGTCGTTCCAGCGCGTACTCGGTCAACTCGATCTCGTGCTGGCGGATCGATGGCATCCCGACGCGTTCGAGATAATCGATGGCCGTGCCCCAGGCGATGGCGTCCGCGACGTTTGGGGTGCCCGCCTCGAATTTCCACGGGAGGTCGTTGTACGTCGCTCGATCGAGATAGACCTGCGCGATCATTTCGCCGCCGCCGAGGAATGGAGGCATGGCCTCGAGAATCTTCCGCCGCGCCCACAGCGCTCCCACGCCCGTTGGGCCGAGCATCTTGTGGGCGGAGAATGCCAGGAAATCGCAGTCGAGGTCGTCCACGGTGACACCCAGGTGTGGCACGCTCTGCGCTCCATCGACGAGCATCAGCGCCCCGTGCTCGTGCGCCATTGCGGCAATCTCCCGCACCGGATTGATGGTTCCCAGCACGTTCGACATGTGGACGACGCCCACGAGTTTCGTTCGATCCGTGATGAGGCCGCGCGCAGCGTCCATGTCGAGAAAGCCGTCCGGCCCAAAGGGGATGTGCTTCAGCACCGCGCCGGTCCGCTCGGCGAGGAGCAACCAGGGGATCAAGTTGCTGTGGTGCTCCATCTCGGTGAGCACGATTTCATCGCCCGCCCCGATATTTGCTTGTCCCCACGCGTAGGCGACGAGATTGATGGCTTCGGTGGTGTTGCGGGTGAACACGACGGTCGCGGAATCGGCCGCTCCGATGAACCGGGCGACTTTCGCGCGCGCGCTCTCGTAGGCTTGCGTCGCCTCCTCCGCGATGGAATAGATGCCGCGATGGATGTTGGCGTTGTAGCTCCGGTAGTAGCTCTCGAGCGCTTGGATCACGTCTTTCGGCTTCTGCGACGTCGCCGCGCTGTCCAGATACACCAGCGGCTTCCCGTGGACGAACCGCTGGAATATGGGGAAGTCCTCCCGGATCGCGGCGATCTCGCTCGTTGGCAACCTACCCTCCAAGGGTGATCATCTCAATTTTTTGGTGCTGGGCCGGTTCGTAGCCGGAGCCGGAGTTGAGCGCCTCGAGCCGGTCCAGCGAGAACCGATCGATGCGCTTGCTCCACGTCGCGGAGATGGCCTGCGTGACCTCCTCATCGGTGGCTCCGCCCCGCAGAAGCGCCTTCACGCTATAGCCCGTATTGGAGAACAAACAGGTGACGAGCTTCCCATCCGCGGTGAGCCGCGCACGCGTACACGTCGAGCAGAAGGGTTCGGTGACCGAGGCGATGACGCCCACGTCACCCGTGCCATCGGCAAAGCGATAGTCAACCGACGGAGCACTTCCCTTGTCGCGCCCAACTTCGATGAGGGGCACGTGCGCGTCGATGACCTGCAGGATCTCGCGCTTCGAAACGACCTTCTCGAGCCTCCATCCGTTGGCGTTCCCGACGTCCATGAACTCGATGAATCGAATCGCGAGGCCGTTGGTTCGGGCGAAGTCGACCAACGGGATGATGTCATCGTCGTTCACGCCCCGCTGGATGACGGCGTTTAGCTTGATGGGCGAGAGTCCGGCCTCCTGGGCGGCGGCGATTCCCTGGAGCACTTTCCCCAGGTCTCCGCGACGCCGAATCCGCGCGAACTTCTCGGAGTCCAGCGTGTCGAGACTCACGTTGATACGGCTGAGCCCGGCCTGCTTCAGGGCTTCCGCTTTGTCGGCGAGCAGCGACCCGTTCGTGGTGAGGCACACCGCGTCGATGCCCTCGATGGCGGCGAGCGAGGATACGAGGTCCTCGACTCGCGCGCGCAGCAGGGGCTCGCCGCCGGTCAGGCGGATCTTCTCTACGCCAAGCCCCGCGAACACCCGGACGACGCGGGTGATCTCCTCGAAGGTCAGGCACTCGTCACTGGGCGTCCAGGGGTAGTCGTCAAATGGCATGCAATAGGTGCACCGAAAATTACAGCGATCGGTGATCGAAATTCGTAGATCGCGGATCGGTCGATGCAGGAGGTCACGAACCATCAACGACTCCGGGCTTTCACGGCGCTCGCTCGCATCATCGTTCCGTTACATCATCCCAAGCGTGAGTTTCGCGGCGTCGGGGATCATGCTGTAATCCCACGGCGGGTCGAGGACGAGCTGCACGTCAAGCTCCTTGACGCCGGGTAGGCCAGCAACCTTGGTCTCGATTTCGGCCTTGAGCACGTCCCCCATTCCGCAGGCTGGAGCCGTGAGCGTCATGTCGATCTCGACGCGGAAGTCGCCCTGCGGAAGCGGAGACACCTCGCATCGATAGACGAGCCCGAGATCGGCGATGTTGATCGGTATCTCGGGATCGTAACACGTTCGCAGCTCATCCCAGACCATCTCTTCCAATTCCTTCGGGTCGCTCGTCGCAGACCGCAGTCGCGCGGGCGATTCCGAGACGGGCTGACCAATCGCGTCGGCGTCGCGCCCTGTGACGCGAACCATCTCGCCGTTGGACGTGACGAGCGTGTACGTCCCGCCGAGGGCCTGCGTGATCAGGGCATTCGTTCCCTGACGCACCATCGTGCGGATGCCGCTGGGAATTTGAATCACCTCGCAGTCGCGGGTGAACTTCACATTTTCGTTTTCCACAGTGCGCTCCGATTGGACCAGATCTTATTCTGTCGAGACCGGCCCGGTGTCCGCGTCGAGCGCCGCCTTGAGCGCGTGCCACCCGAGGCTGGCGCACTTCACGCGCACGGGAAATTCGCGCACGCCGGATAGTGCCGCCAGACGCCCCAGCGTCTCGTCCTCGTCTTCGACGTCTCCACTGCCGGCCAGCATGGTGTGGACGCTCTGAAACAGTCTCTCCGCGTCGGCGATGGACTTGCCCTTGAGACTCATAGTCATCATCGAGGCTGAAGCTTTGGAGATGGCGCAGCCGCGCCCCTCGAAGCTGATGTCTTCGATCGTGTCGTCGTGGAGCCTGACGTAAACCTTGATCTCGTCGCCACACAGCGGGTTCCGTCCCTCGGCAGTTCGGGTGGCGTCCGCCATCGGATGGAAATTCCGCGGATTCTTGTTGTGGTCCAGAATGACCTGCTGGTAAAGCTCGCGCAGCTCAGACACGTCTTCACACCTGGAACACGAAGTCGAGGGTCTCCGGAAGCGCGTCGGCTTCGCCAGACCGCACGCGTCGGGTGACGAGCCGGGCCAGATAGCGGCGGATCTCGGCGTGGGCGATGTCGCGTATCAGCTCGCTGGCAAATCCGTAGGTCAACAGAGTGCGCGCAGCATCTTCGCCAATGCCGCGGCTCTCGAGATAGAAGATCATCTCCGGATCGAGCTGTCCTACAGTGGCGCCGTGAGTGCACCGAACGTCGTCGGCGAAGATCTCGAGCTGCGGCTTGGTATCAACGGTTGCCTCACGCGACAGGAGGATGCTTTGGTTCGCCTGGCGCGCGTCGGTCCCATCGGCCCCAGGGCGAACGACGATCTTGCCGTTGAAAACCACGCGCGCGTGGTCGGCGAGGATGCCCTTGTAGAGCTGGCGGCTCACGCCGTGCGGGGCCGCGTGCTCGATCAGCGTGTGACTGTCCAGATGTTGCGATCCGCGGGCCAGGGTCAGGCCATTCAGCGTGCAGGTCGCTCCCGGTCCATCCAGATGCACGGCCAGGTCGTGTCGGCCGAGGGCGGCCGAGGCGAAGACGGTCAACGATTCGTATGCGCCGTCCGAGCCCTGTCGGACCTCAGTGCGACCAATGTGTACTGTGCCTTCAGCCTCATCGACCACGCGGAAGTGCGATAGGGTCGCCCCTTCACCGACGACGATCTCCGCGACCGCGTTGGTGAACGCCTCCGGCGAACCGAGCGACACGTAGGTCTCCACGATCGTCGCCGCGCTCGCGGCGCCCAGGACCACCAGCATCCGCGGGGCGATGGCGGCGTGGTCGAGGGCCGAGACGAACACCAGCTGAATCGGTTCGTCCAGTACGACGCCCCGCGGAACGACGATCACGCCACAGTCGGAAAGGAGGGCGGTGTTGAGGGCGGAAAAGATGTTGTCCGCCGTCGTCGCGAGTCGGCCAAGGTGCGCCTCGATCGTATCGGGATCGGCGTCGACGCCATGAGGCAGGGTCGCCACCATCTCGGCCGAGCCCGTGACCGGACGCGACAGCTCCGCGACGTACCGTCCATCCACGAACACGAGGCGCGGTCCGTCCGTGTCGACAATCGTCTTCCCCACGTCATCATTGGAGACAGTCGCTGGCGCACCCCCGGGAGGGGAAGTGAAGGACCCGCGAAGGATCGGGGCGACGCTCGTATACTTCCACTCCTCGTCGTGAATCGTCGGGAAGCGCAGACGGCGAAAGCGGTCAGCGGCGACGTTGCGAAGCCGTGCGAGCCACACCGGCTCAGCCGCGTCGCGCTGCCCCGCCAGCGTGGCGATGGCCTGCAGGTACTGGTCTTTCTCGGAGACTGGATGACGGGTGACCGGTGGCGCCGTCATGCAGTCTCCTGCTTGAGCCAGTCGTAGCCTTTGGCCTCGAGCTCGAGGGCGAGCTCTTTTCCGCCCGAGCGCACGATTCTG
The nucleotide sequence above comes from Chloroflexota bacterium. Encoded proteins:
- a CDS encoding SUF system NifU family Fe-S cluster assembly protein, yielding MLEDLYREVILKHYQSPANRREIESPDVTASASNPLCGDEITILAVIGADGSIADASFHARGCSISQASADMMADVVRGRSLVEAREAISRVEEMLVGGSDDVADLGELEALRSVRKFPVRIRCAMMAWETLRNGIDAYERRA
- a CDS encoding cysteine desulfurase, which codes for MPTSEIAAIREDFPIFQRFVHGKPLVYLDSAATSQKPKDVIQALESYYRSYNANIHRGIYSIAEEATQAYESARAKVARFIGAADSATVVFTRNTTEAINLVAYAWGQANIGAGDEIVLTEMEHHSNLIPWLLLAERTGAVLKHIPFGPDGFLDMDAARGLITDRTKLVGVVHMSNVLGTINPVREIAAMAHEHGALMLVDGAQSVPHLGVTVDDLDCDFLAFSAHKMLGPTGVGALWARRKILEAMPPFLGGGEMIAQVYLDRATYNDLPWKFEAGTPNVADAIAWGTAIDYLERVGMPSIRQHEIELTEYALERLGEEPDVDLYGPRDVRKKGGVVAFNLGDIHAHDVAAILDAEGVCIRVGHHCCQPLMRKLDIAGSARASFYLYNTRDDVDRLVSSLDRVRDVFGTNRA
- the moaA gene encoding GTP 3',8-cyclase MoaA, with amino-acid sequence MVRDLLHRPIRDLRISITDRCNFRCTYCMPFDDYPWTPSDECLTFEEITRVVRVFAGLGVEKIRLTGGEPLLRARVEDLVSSLAAIEGIDAVCLTTNGSLLADKAEALKQAGLSRINVSLDTLDSEKFARIRRRGDLGKVLQGIAAAQEAGLSPIKLNAVIQRGVNDDDIIPLVDFARTNGLAIRFIEFMDVGNANGWRLEKVVSKREILQVIDAHVPLIEVGRDKGSAPSVDYRFADGTGDVGVIASVTEPFCSTCTRARLTADGKLVTCLFSNTGYSVKALLRGGATDEEVTQAISATWSKRIDRFSLDRLEALNSGSGYEPAQHQKIEMITLGG
- the sufT gene encoding putative Fe-S cluster assembly protein SufT, with the protein product MENENVKFTRDCEVIQIPSGIRTMVRQGTNALITQALGGTYTLVTSNGEMVRVTGRDADAIGQPVSESPARLRSATSDPKELEEMVWDELRTCYDPEIPINIADLGLVYRCEVSPLPQGDFRVEIDMTLTAPACGMGDVLKAEIETKVAGLPGVKELDVQLVLDPPWDYSMIPDAAKLTLGMM
- a CDS encoding SUF system NifU family Fe-S cluster assembly protein; amino-acid sequence: MSELRELYQQVILDHNKNPRNFHPMADATRTAEGRNPLCGDEIKVYVRLHDDTIEDISFEGRGCAISKASASMMTMSLKGKSIADAERLFQSVHTMLAGSGDVEDEDETLGRLAALSGVREFPVRVKCASLGWHALKAALDADTGPVSTE
- the sufD gene encoding Fe-S cluster assembly protein SufD, with the protein product MTAPPVTRHPVSEKDQYLQAIATLAGQRDAAEPVWLARLRNVAADRFRRLRFPTIHDEEWKYTSVAPILRGSFTSPPGGAPATVSNDDVGKTIVDTDGPRLVFVDGRYVAELSRPVTGSAEMVATLPHGVDADPDTIEAHLGRLATTADNIFSALNTALLSDCGVIVVPRGVVLDEPIQLVFVSALDHAAIAPRMLVVLGAASAATIVETYVSLGSPEAFTNAVAEIVVGEGATLSHFRVVDEAEGTVHIGRTEVRQGSDGAYESLTVFASAALGRHDLAVHLDGPGATCTLNGLTLARGSQHLDSHTLIEHAAPHGVSRQLYKGILADHARVVFNGKIVVRPGADGTDARQANQSILLSREATVDTKPQLEIFADDVRCTHGATVGQLDPEMIFYLESRGIGEDAARTLLTYGFASELIRDIAHAEIRRYLARLVTRRVRSGEADALPETLDFVFQV